One genomic window of Arthrobacter caoxuetaonis includes the following:
- a CDS encoding bifunctional riboflavin kinase/FAD synthetase has product MYYWNDLAEVPSDLGPTVVTIGNFDGVHLGHQHVLARLVKAARDHDAAAVALSFDPHPAAVHRPESAPELIMGPADRTEALAEAGLDGLLMVHYDLDLASLTAEEFVRKFLAEGLHAVAVVLGHDARFGRGNTGDLDTMRELGAELGFDVVAVDDLDALPEGPEDTQGRRCSSTWIREALAAGDVRTAARLLGRTHRMRGVVVHGAARGRELGFPTANLAPESTGLIPADGIYAGWLVDSAGTRWPAAISVGSNPTFDGVSRQVEAHVIDRPQEAVEDFDLYGQCVGVEFVERLRGMVAYTGPEALIAQMRLDVARTRDVLSTEGPVAG; this is encoded by the coding sequence GTGTATTACTGGAATGACCTTGCGGAGGTGCCGTCCGACCTTGGTCCGACAGTAGTGACGATCGGCAACTTCGATGGCGTCCACCTGGGCCACCAGCACGTCCTTGCCCGCCTCGTGAAGGCCGCCCGCGATCATGACGCGGCGGCCGTCGCCCTGTCCTTCGACCCCCATCCGGCTGCGGTCCACCGGCCGGAAAGCGCTCCCGAGCTCATTATGGGACCCGCTGACCGGACAGAGGCGCTGGCTGAAGCCGGCCTCGATGGACTCCTGATGGTGCACTACGACCTTGACCTGGCATCGCTGACCGCCGAGGAATTCGTGCGGAAGTTCCTGGCCGAAGGCCTGCATGCCGTTGCCGTGGTCCTGGGGCACGACGCCCGCTTCGGCCGCGGGAACACCGGTGACCTGGACACTATGCGGGAGCTGGGTGCAGAACTGGGGTTCGACGTCGTCGCTGTCGATGACCTCGATGCCCTTCCCGAAGGTCCCGAAGACACGCAGGGGCGCCGTTGCTCCTCAACCTGGATCCGCGAAGCCCTGGCGGCAGGGGATGTCCGGACGGCCGCACGGCTGCTGGGCCGGACACACCGCATGCGCGGCGTGGTGGTACACGGGGCGGCGCGCGGCCGCGAACTGGGTTTTCCCACCGCCAACCTGGCACCCGAGTCGACAGGCCTTATTCCGGCGGACGGCATCTACGCCGGCTGGCTGGTCGATTCCGCCGGAACGCGGTGGCCTGCAGCAATATCCGTCGGTTCGAACCCGACGTTCGACGGCGTGAGCCGGCAGGTCGAGGCGCATGTCATCGACCGGCCCCAGGAAGCCGTTGAGGATTTCGACCTCTACGGCCAGTGCGTGGGAGTGGAGTTCGTGGAACGCCTGCGCGGCATGGTTGCCTACACCGGTCCGGAGGCGCTGATCGCCCAGATGCGGCTCGACGTCGCCCGGACTAGGGACGTCCTTTCGACAGAAGGCCCCGTGGCCGGGTAA
- the rpsO gene encoding 30S ribosomal protein S15 — protein sequence MALDPAVKQAIIKEFALTEGDTGSPEVQVAVLSRRISDLTEHLKTHKHDHHTRRGLMALVGRRRRMLGYLRETDITRYRALIERLGLRR from the coding sequence TTGGCACTCGATCCCGCCGTCAAGCAGGCGATCATCAAGGAATTCGCACTCACCGAAGGTGACACCGGATCCCCCGAGGTTCAGGTTGCTGTTCTGTCCCGTCGTATTTCCGACCTGACCGAGCACCTGAAGACCCACAAGCACGACCACCACACCCGCCGCGGCCTGATGGCCCTGGTTGGTCGCCGTCGTCGTATGCTGGGTTACCTGCGCGAGACCGACATCACCCGTTACCGTGCGCTCATCGAGCGTCTCGGCCTGCGTCGATAG
- a CDS encoding polyribonucleotide nucleotidyltransferase: MEGPEIQYSEAVIDNGRFGKRVIRFETGRLAAQAAGAAMVYIDEDTALLSATSAGKSPREGFDFFPLTVDVEERMYAAGRIPGSFFRREGRPSTEAILACRLMDRPLRPAFVKGLRNEVQIVVTVLAINPDVLYDVVAINASSMSTQLSGLPFSGPIGGVRVALVDGQWVAFPKHSELERAVFSMVVAGRIAGDDVAIMMVEAEATDNAWNLIKEEGATAPTEEVVAEGLEAAKPFIKALCDAQADLAARAAKPTVEFPLFLDYQDDVYEAVEAAAASKLAEIFAIADKQERDAASDALKDEVKASLAERFEGRENEVSAAFRAVTKQVVRQRILKDQIRIDGRGLTDIRQLTAEVEVLPRVHGSAIFERGETQILGVTTLNMLKMEQQIDSLSPVTRKRYMHNYNFPPYSTGETGRVGSPKRREIGHGALAERALMPVLPSREEFPYAIRQVSEALSSNGSTSMGSVCASTLSMLNAGVPLRAPVAGIAMGLVSDQVDGETRYAALTDILGAEDAFGDMDFKVAGTSEFVTAIQLDTKLDGIPASVLAAALKQAREARLHILGVMDAAIDTPDELSEFAPRIISVKIPVDKIGEVIGPKGKMINQIQEDTGADISIEDDGTVLIGATDGTSAEAARAAINAIANPMVPELGERYLGTVVKTTTFGAFISLTPGKDGLLHISELRKLSGGKRVDNVDDVVSVGQKIQVEITKIDDRGKLSLSPVVAEDDAEGELAAETAE; encoded by the coding sequence ATGGAGGGTCCCGAAATCCAGTATTCAGAAGCCGTAATTGACAACGGCCGTTTCGGAAAGCGCGTTATCCGCTTCGAAACCGGCCGCCTGGCAGCCCAGGCTGCAGGTGCCGCGATGGTCTACATCGACGAAGACACCGCACTTCTCTCGGCCACCTCGGCCGGCAAGTCCCCGCGTGAGGGCTTTGACTTCTTCCCGCTGACCGTGGACGTCGAAGAGCGTATGTACGCCGCCGGCCGCATCCCGGGCTCGTTCTTCCGCCGCGAAGGCCGCCCGTCCACCGAAGCCATCCTGGCCTGCCGCCTGATGGACCGCCCGCTGCGCCCGGCATTCGTCAAGGGCCTGCGCAACGAGGTCCAGATCGTGGTCACCGTGCTGGCGATCAACCCCGACGTGCTCTACGACGTCGTGGCCATCAATGCTTCCTCCATGTCCACCCAGCTCTCGGGCCTGCCTTTCTCCGGCCCGATCGGCGGCGTCCGCGTTGCCCTGGTCGACGGCCAGTGGGTTGCCTTCCCGAAGCACTCCGAGCTGGAGCGCGCTGTCTTCTCCATGGTGGTTGCCGGCCGCATTGCCGGTGACGACGTCGCCATCATGATGGTTGAAGCCGAAGCCACGGACAACGCCTGGAACCTGATCAAGGAAGAGGGCGCCACCGCCCCGACCGAAGAGGTTGTGGCCGAGGGCCTCGAAGCCGCCAAGCCGTTCATCAAGGCACTGTGCGACGCGCAGGCCGACCTGGCAGCACGCGCCGCCAAGCCGACCGTTGAGTTCCCGCTGTTCCTGGACTACCAGGACGACGTCTACGAAGCCGTCGAGGCTGCTGCCGCTTCCAAGCTGGCTGAAATCTTCGCGATCGCTGACAAGCAGGAGCGCGACGCAGCCTCCGACGCTCTCAAGGACGAAGTCAAGGCTTCCCTGGCAGAGCGCTTCGAAGGCCGCGAGAACGAAGTTTCCGCTGCGTTCCGTGCCGTCACCAAGCAGGTTGTGCGCCAGCGCATCCTCAAGGACCAGATCCGCATCGACGGCCGCGGCCTGACGGACATCCGCCAGCTCACCGCCGAGGTTGAGGTTCTGCCCCGCGTCCACGGTTCGGCTATCTTCGAGCGCGGTGAAACCCAGATCCTGGGCGTCACCACGCTGAACATGCTGAAGATGGAACAGCAGATCGACTCCCTGTCGCCGGTAACGCGCAAGCGCTACATGCACAACTACAACTTCCCGCCGTACTCCACCGGTGAGACCGGCCGCGTGGGTTCGCCCAAGCGCCGCGAAATCGGCCACGGCGCCCTGGCAGAGCGCGCCCTCATGCCGGTGCTGCCGTCGCGTGAAGAATTCCCGTACGCCATCCGCCAGGTCTCCGAAGCCCTGAGCTCCAACGGCTCCACCTCGATGGGTTCGGTCTGCGCCTCGACGCTGTCCATGCTCAACGCCGGTGTTCCGCTGCGCGCTCCGGTTGCCGGCATCGCCATGGGCCTGGTTTCCGACCAGGTCGACGGCGAAACCCGCTACGCAGCCCTGACCGATATCCTCGGCGCCGAAGATGCCTTCGGTGACATGGACTTCAAGGTTGCCGGTACCTCCGAGTTCGTCACGGCCATCCAGCTGGACACCAAGCTCGACGGCATCCCCGCCTCGGTCCTGGCCGCCGCACTGAAGCAGGCCCGCGAAGCACGCCTGCACATCCTCGGCGTCATGGATGCTGCGATCGATACCCCGGATGAGCTCTCCGAGTTCGCTCCGCGGATCATCTCGGTCAAGATCCCCGTGGACAAGATCGGCGAGGTCATTGGCCCGAAGGGCAAGATGATCAACCAGATCCAGGAAGACACCGGCGCTGACATCTCGATTGAAGATGACGGCACGGTCCTGATCGGCGCCACGGACGGCACGTCCGCCGAGGCTGCCCGGGCCGCGATCAACGCGATCGCGAACCCGATGGTTCCGGAACTGGGCGAGCGCTACCTGGGCACAGTCGTGAAGACCACCACCTTCGGTGCCTTCATCTCCCTGACCCCGGGCAAGGACGGCCTGCTGCACATCTCCGAGCTGCGCAAGCTCTCGGGCGGCAAGCGCGTCGACAACGTTGATGACGTTGTCTCCGTCGGCCAGAAGATCCAGGTCGAAATCACCAAGATCGACGACCGCGGAAAGCTTTCCCTCTCGCCGGTTGTTGCGGAAGATGACGCCGAAGGCGAACTGGCTGCCGAGACAGCAGAGTAA
- a CDS encoding M16 family metallopeptidase has protein sequence MPENITDSRSGAGYSRSGTVVPFPLSSRPGDPAIEIGDPAGAVVRRSVLPGGVRVLTESMPGQRSATIGFWVGVGSRDEAEGRHGSTHFLEHLLFKGTERRSAMDIASAFDEVGGESNAATAKETTCYYARVLDTDLPMAIDVIADMVTSAVLDPEELEQERDVILEEIAMDADDPADLCHEKFAEAVLGDHPLGRPIGGTPEAIKAVPREAVVEHYRRHYRPETLVVTAAGGLEHEVVASLVLDALKRAGWELDRGAVPAPRRETVPAEITAGGGVQVINRPVEQANIVLGCPSLTATDSRRFAMSVLNTILGGGMSSRLFQEIREKRGLVYSTYSFAASYTDAGYFGMYAGCSPAKTRQVIDLLQSELERLAADGVEPGELDRAVGQISGGLVLGMEDTGSRMSRLGSAELVRGEYVDIEASLARIRAVTGEQVKELAAELAAAPRTITVVGPFESAAELGF, from the coding sequence ATGCCTGAAAACATCACGGACAGCCGTTCCGGTGCGGGATATTCCCGCTCCGGGACGGTTGTCCCATTTCCACTGTCATCCAGGCCGGGCGATCCGGCCATTGAAATCGGCGACCCGGCAGGCGCCGTCGTCCGCCGTTCCGTGCTGCCCGGCGGAGTCCGCGTGCTCACCGAGTCCATGCCGGGCCAGCGCAGCGCCACGATTGGCTTCTGGGTCGGCGTAGGTTCGCGTGACGAAGCCGAAGGCCGGCACGGTTCCACCCACTTCCTTGAGCACCTGCTGTTCAAGGGCACGGAGCGCCGCAGCGCCATGGACATTGCCTCGGCCTTCGACGAGGTAGGAGGGGAATCCAACGCCGCGACGGCGAAGGAAACCACCTGCTACTACGCCCGCGTCCTGGACACCGACCTGCCCATGGCCATTGATGTCATCGCGGACATGGTCACCTCTGCCGTGCTGGATCCGGAGGAGCTCGAGCAGGAACGCGACGTCATCCTCGAGGAAATCGCGATGGACGCCGACGACCCGGCTGATCTCTGCCACGAGAAGTTCGCCGAGGCCGTACTGGGCGACCATCCGCTGGGCCGCCCGATCGGCGGCACGCCGGAAGCGATCAAGGCCGTTCCCCGGGAAGCCGTTGTGGAGCACTACCGCCGGCACTACCGTCCGGAAACCCTGGTGGTGACGGCCGCCGGCGGCCTGGAACATGAGGTTGTGGCCTCGCTGGTACTGGATGCCCTCAAGCGGGCCGGCTGGGAACTCGACCGGGGCGCTGTCCCCGCTCCCCGGCGGGAGACTGTTCCGGCGGAGATCACCGCCGGCGGCGGGGTGCAGGTCATCAACCGTCCGGTGGAGCAGGCCAACATTGTGCTGGGCTGCCCGTCGCTGACGGCTACGGACAGCCGCCGGTTCGCCATGAGCGTGCTGAACACCATCCTGGGCGGAGGAATGTCCTCGCGGCTGTTCCAGGAAATCCGGGAAAAGAGGGGACTGGTGTATTCCACCTACTCCTTCGCGGCGTCGTACACCGATGCCGGCTACTTCGGCATGTACGCAGGCTGCTCGCCGGCCAAGACCCGGCAGGTCATTGACCTGCTGCAGTCGGAGCTGGAGCGCCTGGCAGCGGACGGCGTTGAACCCGGTGAACTGGACCGTGCCGTGGGCCAGATTTCCGGGGGACTGGTGCTGGGCATGGAGGACACCGGTTCGCGGATGTCCCGCCTGGGCAGCGCTGAGCTGGTCCGCGGCGAGTACGTCGACATTGAAGCCTCCCTGGCCCGCATCCGTGCGGTCACGGGGGAGCAGGTCAAGGAGCTCGCAGCGGAACTGGCAGCAGCACCGCGGACGATCACCGTCGTCGGACCCTTCGAATCCGCGGCGGAACTCGGCTTCTAG
- a CDS encoding MoaD/ThiS family protein, whose amino-acid sequence MLIRYFGAAKAAAGVEEEILDAGPLQLGELLEKLAALHPDAPDGTPVLQTVIGRSTFLVNEVAARKRDMLLHHGDTVDILPPFAGG is encoded by the coding sequence GTGCTGATCCGCTATTTTGGTGCCGCGAAAGCTGCGGCAGGGGTCGAAGAGGAAATCCTGGATGCGGGGCCGCTGCAGCTCGGTGAGCTGCTGGAGAAGCTGGCTGCGCTGCACCCGGACGCACCGGACGGAACACCCGTGCTGCAGACCGTGATCGGCCGGAGCACCTTCCTGGTCAACGAGGTCGCCGCGCGGAAGCGGGACATGCTGCTGCACCATGGGGACACCGTGGACATCCTGCCCCCGTTTGCCGGCGGCTAG
- the moaA gene encoding GTP 3',8-cyclase MoaA — translation MGIELGMPAFAPPRPFPEPGAAPNAETPEGLDGLVDRYGRRATDMRLSLTDKCNLRCTYCMPASGLDWLPKDKVLTAGEIVRLVGIGVNGLGVRELRLTGGEPLVRADLVEIIAGIRANHPELPVSLTTNGLGLDKKAAALKDAGLTRINVSLDSLHPGTFAQLTRRPFLDRVLAGVEEAARVGLGLIKINAVLMRGINDAEAPDLLEWAVTHGFELRFIEQMPLDADHGWTRDGMITAAEIRSRLEERFVLTPDPRNRDGAPAERWEVRRRTSLEVVAGVVGIIASVTEPFCADCRRTRITAEGKVRSCLFSHEETDLLGLLRSTGDDAAVARRWQEAMWGKPKAHGMDHAGLGAPDYVQPERTMSAIGG, via the coding sequence ATGGGAATTGAGCTTGGCATGCCCGCCTTCGCACCGCCGCGGCCGTTCCCCGAGCCCGGGGCCGCGCCAAACGCGGAGACTCCGGAGGGACTCGACGGCCTGGTTGACCGCTACGGCCGGCGTGCGACCGATATGCGCCTGTCCCTGACGGACAAATGCAACCTGCGCTGCACCTACTGCATGCCCGCGTCCGGACTGGACTGGCTGCCCAAGGACAAGGTGCTCACAGCCGGTGAGATCGTCCGGCTGGTGGGCATCGGCGTCAACGGACTGGGCGTCCGCGAGCTCCGGCTCACCGGCGGCGAACCGTTGGTCCGCGCCGATCTGGTGGAGATCATCGCGGGAATCCGGGCCAACCATCCCGAGCTGCCCGTCTCCCTGACAACCAACGGGCTGGGGCTGGACAAAAAGGCCGCGGCCCTCAAAGACGCAGGACTGACCCGCATCAATGTCTCCCTCGACTCGCTGCATCCCGGCACCTTCGCCCAGCTCACCCGCCGTCCGTTCCTGGACCGGGTCCTGGCGGGCGTGGAGGAAGCAGCGCGCGTCGGACTGGGATTGATCAAGATCAACGCCGTCCTGATGCGGGGCATCAACGACGCCGAGGCACCCGACCTGCTGGAATGGGCCGTGACTCACGGATTTGAACTGCGGTTCATCGAGCAGATGCCCCTGGACGCTGATCACGGCTGGACCCGCGACGGAATGATTACCGCGGCCGAGATCCGTTCCCGGCTGGAGGAACGCTTTGTCCTCACCCCCGATCCGAGGAACCGCGACGGCGCACCGGCCGAACGGTGGGAAGTACGCCGCCGCACTTCCCTCGAAGTGGTGGCCGGCGTCGTCGGGATCATTGCCTCGGTGACCGAACCTTTCTGTGCCGACTGCCGGCGCACCCGCATTACCGCCGAAGGCAAGGTGCGCAGCTGCCTGTTCTCGCATGAGGAAACTGACCTGCTTGGCCTGCTGCGCAGCACCGGGGACGACGCCGCCGTCGCACGCCGCTGGCAGGAAGCGATGTGGGGCAAGCCGAAGGCGCACGGAATGGACCATGCCGGCCTCGGCGCCCCGGACTATGTACAGCCTGAACGAACAATGAGTGCGATAGGTGGCTAA
- a CDS encoding molybdopterin-dependent oxidoreductase, with protein sequence MPRTWPWAGAAGLVAAALAVAAGELSAAVLSPALSPVTAVGAVVVDAVPGPVKDWAIAVFGTADKIALLAGMLLVIALIGMACGLLETRRPPWGSAVLAGFGVLGAAAALSRAQFSALTLLPPLLAGLVGVLVLRTLAARIRSYAASGPGHPGASRRDVLAAVGGGAAVAAVGGGLAGLSRSSQVAAEDLRAGIDLPSPVEPALPVPAGADLSIPGTEPLITPNADFYRIDTALRVPLVNPREWRLRVTGLVEREVELTYDQLLAKPLQESWVTLACVSNEVGGSLIGNARWLGWPVRKLLAEAGVQAGADVVLSASEDGWTATTPLEALTDARDSLLAVGMNGEPLPPEHGFPVRMVVPGLYGYVSATKWVTELKVSRFADETAYWTDRGWSERGPVKLSSRIDTPSRNARLSAGTVTVAGVAWAQHTGISNVQVKVDDGEWQDARLAAGISADTWRQFAADVELSAGDHTVEVRAFDAAGNVQDATNRPVVPDGATGLHSVTVSAG encoded by the coding sequence ATGCCAAGAACCTGGCCCTGGGCCGGCGCTGCAGGGCTGGTGGCAGCGGCGCTTGCCGTCGCAGCCGGGGAGCTGTCCGCGGCGGTCCTGAGCCCTGCCTTGTCACCGGTTACGGCTGTAGGAGCGGTGGTGGTCGATGCCGTGCCGGGACCTGTCAAGGACTGGGCCATTGCAGTCTTCGGCACCGCGGACAAAATCGCCCTCCTTGCCGGAATGCTGCTGGTCATCGCCCTGATCGGCATGGCCTGCGGGCTGCTGGAAACCAGGCGTCCGCCGTGGGGCTCGGCCGTACTGGCCGGTTTTGGCGTGCTGGGCGCGGCGGCGGCGCTCTCCCGGGCACAGTTTTCTGCGTTGACGCTCCTGCCACCGCTGCTGGCCGGGCTGGTTGGTGTGCTCGTCCTTCGTACACTGGCCGCACGGATCCGCAGCTACGCGGCTTCGGGCCCGGGACACCCGGGAGCCAGCCGACGGGACGTCCTCGCAGCGGTGGGCGGCGGGGCAGCCGTGGCGGCGGTCGGCGGCGGCCTGGCCGGGCTGTCCCGCAGTTCACAGGTAGCAGCTGAAGACCTGCGCGCAGGCATCGATCTGCCGTCACCGGTGGAACCGGCATTACCCGTTCCGGCCGGCGCGGACCTCAGTATTCCGGGAACTGAGCCCCTCATCACGCCCAATGCCGACTTCTACCGGATCGACACAGCCCTCCGGGTCCCGCTGGTGAACCCGCGTGAGTGGCGGCTGCGCGTCACGGGGCTCGTGGAGAGGGAGGTCGAACTCACCTATGACCAGCTGCTGGCCAAGCCCCTGCAGGAAAGCTGGGTCACGCTGGCCTGCGTTTCCAACGAAGTGGGCGGGTCCTTGATTGGCAACGCCCGGTGGCTCGGCTGGCCGGTGAGGAAGCTCCTGGCCGAAGCCGGGGTGCAGGCCGGCGCCGACGTCGTCCTGTCCGCCAGCGAAGACGGCTGGACCGCCACGACGCCGCTGGAGGCCCTGACCGATGCCCGCGATTCGCTGCTGGCGGTTGGCATGAACGGTGAGCCGCTGCCTCCGGAACACGGCTTCCCGGTCCGGATGGTGGTGCCTGGCCTCTACGGGTACGTGTCGGCGACCAAGTGGGTCACCGAGCTGAAGGTTTCCCGGTTCGCGGATGAGACTGCGTACTGGACAGACCGGGGCTGGTCCGAGCGCGGTCCGGTCAAACTCTCTTCACGGATCGACACGCCGTCGCGCAATGCCCGGCTCAGCGCCGGCACCGTGACGGTTGCCGGCGTCGCCTGGGCCCAGCACACGGGCATCAGCAACGTCCAGGTCAAGGTCGACGACGGCGAGTGGCAGGACGCGCGGCTTGCCGCCGGCATCTCGGCGGACACCTGGCGGCAGTTCGCGGCCGACGTCGAGCTTTCCGCCGGCGACCACACCGTGGAAGTCCGGGCCTTCGACGCAGCCGGCAACGTGCAGGACGCAACGAATCGGCCCGTGGTGCCCGACGGCGCCACCGGCCTGCATTCGGTCACGGTCAGCGCCGGCTGA
- a CDS encoding tyrosine-protein phosphatase, with product MAITTLEGTVNFRDLGGLPLSGGGTVNSGVLYRSDAIAGLTPHGLEELAGSGISVIVDYRTPAEQQMAPDRLPAVNTFLKLDLPLLEGAFTAMAQQEMQRASLSGDRAAAARAVQAAVGQLPTLGEVYTGMLQHAAPEFAQSARAVSATGPGSATLVHCTAGKDRTGVAVALILDAVGVETGAIVADYEASERNLAGAWAEKTLGMVTALGIPLNDEIITLATKAPAGVIRAALAWVEENHGSSAEYLRFGGLSDAELSDLRSRLRD from the coding sequence ATGGCTATAACGACTCTCGAAGGCACTGTTAACTTCCGTGACCTGGGCGGATTGCCGCTCTCCGGAGGCGGGACCGTCAATTCCGGAGTGCTGTACCGCTCCGACGCAATCGCGGGGCTGACCCCGCACGGCCTCGAGGAACTGGCCGGATCCGGGATCAGTGTCATTGTTGACTACCGCACGCCGGCAGAGCAGCAGATGGCACCGGACCGGCTGCCTGCCGTGAACACCTTCCTGAAGCTGGACCTGCCGCTGCTGGAGGGAGCGTTCACGGCGATGGCGCAGCAGGAAATGCAGCGGGCGAGTCTCTCCGGTGACCGGGCTGCGGCAGCACGCGCGGTGCAGGCCGCCGTGGGTCAGCTCCCCACACTGGGGGAGGTCTACACCGGGATGCTGCAGCACGCCGCGCCGGAGTTTGCCCAGAGCGCCAGGGCAGTGTCGGCAACCGGACCCGGTTCGGCAACCCTGGTCCACTGCACGGCGGGCAAGGACCGTACCGGTGTTGCCGTCGCGCTGATCCTGGACGCTGTCGGGGTGGAAACCGGTGCGATCGTCGCCGACTACGAGGCAAGCGAACGCAACCTCGCGGGCGCCTGGGCGGAGAAAACGCTGGGCATGGTCACTGCACTGGGGATTCCCCTGAACGATGAAATCATCACACTGGCAACCAAGGCACCGGCCGGGGTCATACGCGCTGCGCTGGCCTGGGTCGAGGAAAACCACGGTTCGTCGGCCGAATACCTGCGTTTCGGCGGACTCAGTGACGCCGAACTGTCCGACCTGCGCAGTCGCCTGCGCGACTAG